From Acinetobacter sp. ASP199, the proteins below share one genomic window:
- the rpsF gene encoding 30S ribosomal protein S6, giving the protein MRHYEIVLLVHPDQSDQVVGMVERYLTHIKEAEGQIHRLEDWGRRQLAYPINKIHKAHYILMNVECGQTTLDELEELFRYNDAIIRSLIIRRENAITEESLLAKSAEEKRARKAQREEAQQAQDSAEA; this is encoded by the coding sequence ATGCGTCACTACGAAATCGTACTATTGGTACATCCAGACCAAAGCGATCAAGTTGTGGGTATGGTAGAACGTTACCTAACTCACATCAAAGAAGCTGAAGGTCAAATCCACCGTCTTGAAGACTGGGGCCGTCGTCAATTGGCTTACCCAATCAACAAGATCCACAAAGCTCACTACATTCTTATGAATGTTGAGTGTGGTCAAACTACTCTTGATGAGCTTGAAGAATTATTCCGTTATAACGACGCAATCATTCGTAGCCTTATCATCCGTCGTGAAAACGCTATCACTGAAGAGTCACTATTGGCTAAGAGTGCTGAAGAAAAACGTGCGCGTAAAGCTCAACGTGAAGAAGCACAACAAGCTCAAGACTCTGCTGAAGCATAA
- the rpsR gene encoding 30S ribosomal protein S18 codes for MARFYRRRKFCRFTAENVTYIDYKDIDTLKQYITENGKIVPSRITGTKARYQRQLALAIKQARYLSLIPYTDNHK; via the coding sequence ATGGCACGTTTTTACCGTCGTCGCAAGTTCTGCCGCTTTACAGCTGAGAACGTTACGTACATCGACTACAAAGATATCGACACTTTAAAACAGTACATCACTGAAAACGGCAAGATTGTTCCTAGCCGTATTACAGGTACTAAAGCTCGTTACCAACGTCAATTAGCGCTTGCTATCAAACAAGCTCGCTACTTGTCTTTGATCCCTTACACTGACAATCATAAGTGA
- the rplI gene encoding 50S ribosomal protein L9: MDIILLQRIKNLGKLGDKVSVKAGYGRNFLIPQGMAVAATESNTAAFEARRAELEKQEAEVLAAAQARADQLNEVNIVITAKAGDEGKLFGSIGTRDIADALTNAGLTVDRAEVRLPNGALRNTGEFNIAIQLHHDVVAEVLVTIVAE, from the coding sequence GTGGATATTATCTTATTACAACGCATTAAAAACCTTGGTAAACTTGGTGATAAAGTTTCAGTTAAAGCTGGTTACGGCCGTAACTTCTTGATCCCACAAGGTATGGCAGTTGCTGCTACTGAGTCAAACACTGCAGCTTTTGAAGCTCGTCGTGCTGAACTTGAGAAACAAGAAGCTGAAGTATTAGCTGCTGCTCAAGCACGTGCTGACCAATTGAATGAAGTAAATATCGTAATCACTGCGAAAGCTGGTGACGAAGGTAAACTGTTCGGTTCAATCGGTACACGTGACATCGCTGACGCGTTGACAAATGCTGGTCTTACAGTTGACCGTGCAGAAGTTCGTCTTCCGAATGGCGCGCTTCGCAACACTGGTGAATTCAACATCGCAATCCAATTGCACCATGATGTTGTTGCAGAAGTTCTGGTTACTATCGTAGCTGAGTAA
- the dnaB gene encoding replicative DNA helicase yields the protein MSQANASTKQNSAKPEIVADTQLKEFRTPPHNLAIEQAVLAALMTVAESFEQVGDVLTENDFYATRHKYIFRAIDQLSKDNSPYDAVLVHDWLIKQNLLDAIGGEEYLMQLMADSPSSFYNLETYANKIKEFSTLRSMIKVSSEILQNAYDTKGRSVSEILDLAETNIFSIAEQHNNNAKAQGPKAINTVVADVFDKLNELSQMEGSITGLTTGFVELDNKTSGMQSGDLIIVAARPSMGKTTFAMNLVESVLFNNNLPALVYSMEMPADSIAMRLISSFGRVHQGHLRAGKMDSDEWSKVTSTIVHLQEKNLYIDDSSALPPTEVRARARRIAKMHGGKLGCIMVDYLQLMKVPGMGDNRVGEISEISRSLKALAKEMQCPVIALSQLNRSLENRPNKRPVMSDLRESGAIEQDADLIMFIYRDEVYNKESKEAGTAEIIIGKQRNGPIGTVRLAFEGQYTRFSNLSPEFYAQYDDEE from the coding sequence ATGTCACAGGCGAATGCCAGCACTAAGCAGAACAGCGCTAAACCAGAAATTGTTGCTGATACTCAGCTCAAGGAGTTTCGCACGCCTCCGCACAATTTAGCGATTGAACAAGCTGTACTTGCTGCCTTAATGACGGTTGCCGAATCTTTTGAACAAGTCGGTGACGTGCTAACTGAAAATGATTTTTATGCAACCCGTCATAAATATATCTTCCGTGCGATTGATCAGCTGTCCAAGGACAACTCTCCTTACGATGCTGTACTGGTGCATGACTGGCTGATTAAACAGAATCTGCTAGATGCTATCGGTGGTGAAGAATACCTGATGCAGCTCATGGCTGATTCACCATCAAGTTTCTACAACCTGGAAACCTATGCCAACAAGATTAAGGAATTCTCGACCTTACGTAGCATGATCAAGGTCAGCTCCGAAATCCTGCAAAATGCATATGACACTAAAGGTCGTAGCGTCAGTGAAATTCTAGATCTGGCAGAAACCAATATTTTCTCGATTGCCGAGCAACATAATAATAATGCCAAGGCACAAGGGCCGAAAGCAATTAATACCGTCGTTGCAGACGTTTTTGATAAATTGAATGAACTTTCGCAGATGGAAGGTTCGATTACCGGTCTCACCACCGGCTTCGTTGAACTCGACAATAAAACTTCCGGCATGCAATCCGGTGACCTGATCATTGTCGCTGCCCGTCCATCTATGGGTAAAACCACCTTCGCCATGAACCTGGTGGAAAGTGTGCTGTTCAACAATAACCTGCCTGCCCTGGTTTATTCGATGGAGATGCCCGCCGACTCGATCGCGATGCGTTTGATTTCATCATTTGGTCGTGTGCATCAAGGTCACTTACGTGCCGGTAAAATGGACAGTGATGAATGGTCTAAAGTCACCAGTACCATTGTACATTTACAGGAAAAGAACCTGTATATCGATGATTCCTCTGCTCTGCCACCGACGGAAGTTCGTGCGCGTGCACGTCGTATTGCCAAAATGCATGGCGGTAAGCTCGGCTGTATCATGGTCGATTACCTTCAACTCATGAAAGTACCTGGCATGGGTGATAACCGTGTGGGCGAGATCTCGGAAATTTCCCGAAGCTTAAAAGCTTTGGCCAAAGAGATGCAATGTCCAGTGATTGCCTTGTCGCAATTGAACCGTTCTCTGGAAAACCGCCCAAACAAACGTCCAGTAATGTCTGACTTACGTGAATCTGGTGCGATCGAGCAGGATGCCGATTTGATCATGTTCATTTACCGCGATGAAGTCTATAACAAAGAATCCAAAGAAGCGGGTACTGCTGAAATCATCATTGGTAAACAGCGTAACGGTCCAATTGGTACCGTGCGTTTGGCTTTTGAAGGTCAATATACTCGCTTTAGTAACCTCTCTCCTGAGTTCTATGCGCAATATGATGATGAAGAGTAA
- the alr gene encoding alanine racemase, with amino-acid sequence MRQATVYIDSTALQYNLNRVKQLAPTAKIVSMVKANAYGHGVKDCLAALKDSDAFGVACLQEALEIRELGYQQPITLIEGVFSADEMQIVIDQNIEVIVHHQPQLEWLLAHKEAYIAKGLKVWVKLNSGMNRLGFKIDVIKNVINQLKAEGFSCVLAMHFANADADHPLNEQQIQQFLEVKNDCAPLMGSCCNSAAIYKYPELHFDFVRPGIMLYGATPFADKTIHDLDLKPVMTFTAEVIALNDIKAGEHVGYGSTFTADQDMTLAIVSIGYGDGYPRAFPKQNYVAIYGQQTRVIGRVAMDMIAIDATGLNLQLGTEVELWGKTRLVDDVAEANGTIGYELLCRMSARPVRQLV; translated from the coding sequence GTGCGCCAAGCAACAGTTTATATTGACAGTACAGCACTGCAATATAATTTAAACCGTGTCAAACAACTTGCCCCAACCGCTAAAATCGTCAGTATGGTGAAAGCCAATGCTTACGGACATGGAGTTAAAGACTGCTTAGCAGCCTTAAAAGATAGCGATGCATTCGGTGTCGCCTGCCTTCAGGAAGCACTCGAAATTCGAGAGCTCGGCTATCAGCAACCGATTACCCTGATTGAAGGTGTGTTCTCTGCCGATGAAATGCAGATTGTCATTGACCAGAATATTGAAGTCATCGTGCATCATCAGCCGCAGTTAGAATGGTTGTTGGCTCATAAAGAAGCCTATATCGCGAAAGGCCTAAAAGTCTGGGTGAAACTGAACAGCGGTATGAACCGTCTGGGCTTTAAAATTGATGTGATTAAAAATGTGATCAATCAACTCAAAGCTGAAGGTTTTAGCTGTGTACTTGCGATGCACTTTGCCAATGCCGACGCTGATCATCCTTTGAATGAACAGCAGATCCAGCAGTTCCTTGAAGTGAAAAATGACTGTGCCCCCCTCATGGGTTCATGCTGCAACTCGGCTGCGATTTATAAATATCCTGAACTGCATTTTGACTTTGTCCGTCCTGGTATCATGCTTTACGGTGCAACCCCATTTGCAGACAAAACGATTCATGATCTGGATTTAAAACCAGTGATGACTTTCACTGCTGAAGTGATTGCCCTGAATGATATTAAAGCAGGTGAACATGTCGGTTATGGTTCGACGTTCACAGCAGATCAGGACATGACGTTGGCTATTGTTTCAATTGGCTATGGTGATGGTTATCCGCGTGCCTTCCCGAAACAGAATTATGTCGCGATTTATGGACAACAAACGCGTGTGATTGGTCGGGTCGCAATGGATATGATCGCGATAGATGCCACTGGTCTCAATCTGCAGCTTGGCACTGAAGTCGAACTGTGGGGTAAAACCCGTCTGGTCGATGATGTCGCTGAAGCCAATGGCACCATCGGCTATGAATTGCTGTGTCGTATGTCTGCGCGTCCAGTGCGTCAGCTGGTTTAA
- a CDS encoding BLUF domain-containing protein has translation MHHFCYASQSTSDKSNLLDDLTDILAEARDFNYRHGITGALYFADGYFFQCLEGSLEHLNMLFEKLNKDPRHENIKRFEMRPIEQINFAGWSMKYISRRDEIRDFCTNMGFNNFTPHHFEQVHVDALLTQLQTQDEEETTAN, from the coding sequence ATGCATCATTTTTGTTATGCCAGTCAGAGTACCTCTGATAAGTCGAATTTGCTCGATGACTTAACGGATATTCTGGCCGAGGCACGAGATTTTAATTATCGTCACGGTATCACTGGGGCATTATATTTTGCAGATGGCTATTTCTTTCAATGCCTTGAAGGAAGCTTAGAACATCTGAATATGTTATTTGAAAAGCTCAACAAAGATCCACGGCATGAGAATATCAAACGTTTTGAAATGCGTCCGATAGAGCAGATTAATTTTGCCGGCTGGTCGATGAAGTATATTTCACGACGCGATGAAATCCGGGATTTTTGTACAAATATGGGCTTTAATAACTTTACCCCACACCATTTTGAACAAGTTCATGTAGATGCGCTATTAACTCAGCTACAAACTCAAGATGAAGAAGAAACTACAGCAAATTAA
- a CDS encoding proteasome-type protease, whose translation MTYCCALRLEQGMVFISDTRTNAGVDHISVFRKLYTFGIPGERVIVIQASGNLATTQAVIGHIKNQLELNQEPNILSLHTMFEVAELVGHTVKHVIESVTTDITEQSNYYCSLLVGGQIAGQDMQLYHIYPQGNFICATSDTPYFQIGESKYGKPILDRALSYDMPLDEALRCSLISFASTLRSNVSVGMPLDVLVYHKDTLEIPAGKRIQEDDEYFTKISKQWSDTLKKGLQGLPKPTLDYFQ comes from the coding sequence ATGACTTATTGTTGTGCGCTTCGTTTGGAGCAGGGGATGGTGTTCATTAGTGACACTCGGACGAATGCGGGTGTCGATCACATCTCGGTGTTTCGCAAATTATATACCTTTGGTATTCCGGGTGAGCGCGTCATTGTCATTCAGGCATCAGGAAATCTGGCTACGACACAGGCAGTGATAGGGCATATTAAAAATCAACTGGAACTGAATCAGGAACCCAATATTCTCAGTTTGCATACCATGTTTGAGGTGGCGGAATTGGTTGGCCATACCGTGAAGCATGTGATTGAAAGTGTGACCACAGATATCACGGAGCAAAGCAACTATTATTGCAGCTTGTTGGTGGGTGGGCAGATTGCTGGACAGGATATGCAGCTCTATCACATTTATCCGCAGGGCAATTTTATCTGTGCAACCAGTGATACGCCGTATTTCCAGATTGGGGAAAGTAAATATGGCAAGCCGATTCTGGATCGTGCACTCAGTTATGATATGCCGCTGGATGAAGCACTGCGATGTTCACTGATTTCCTTCGCCTCGACTTTACGTTCCAATGTTTCTGTAGGGATGCCGCTGGATGTGCTGGTTTATCATAAGGATACCTTGGAAATACCGGCAGGTAAGCGTATTCAGGAAGATGATGAATATTTCACCAAAATCAGTAAGCAGTGGTCGGATACTTTGAAGAAAGGTTTGCAGGGATTACCTAAGCCAACTTTAGATTATTTTCAATAA
- a CDS encoding transglutaminase family protein produces MKLMVNHQTHYSYTATVTSSIQYIKMMPSSTVHQQVHSWDVSVPGSRELSRDAFHNLWITSTQRTPYQYLTIMAQGIVELNPLNHAQGMNDQINPNLFLQPTSTTQCNEEMKDFVKQYVPAPTRLNLMALAQAVLEHVPYITNSSSVNGSAIDAFEAKQGVCQDHAHIFIAMCKYLGLPARYVSGYLYAQNTSHLASHAWAEVFIDQAWYCFDVSNQLFVPSAHIYVAIGRDYWDVAPVRGVREKGGVESMHSIVQVLSC; encoded by the coding sequence ATGAAGTTGATGGTGAATCACCAAACGCACTATAGCTATACCGCGACTGTCACCAGCAGTATTCAATACATTAAGATGATGCCTTCCAGTACTGTACATCAGCAGGTACATTCGTGGGATGTCAGCGTGCCGGGTAGCCGTGAGCTGAGCCGGGATGCCTTTCATAATTTGTGGATTACCAGTACTCAGCGCACACCTTATCAGTACTTAACCATTATGGCGCAAGGCATAGTCGAGTTAAATCCCTTGAATCATGCTCAGGGAATGAATGACCAGATCAATCCAAACCTGTTCTTGCAACCCACTTCAACTACTCAGTGTAATGAGGAAATGAAGGATTTTGTAAAACAGTATGTACCAGCACCGACACGTCTGAACCTGATGGCATTGGCTCAGGCGGTATTGGAGCATGTACCCTATATAACAAATAGTAGCTCGGTAAATGGATCAGCCATTGATGCTTTCGAGGCAAAACAGGGTGTCTGCCAGGATCATGCACATATTTTCATTGCCATGTGCAAATATCTGGGTTTACCAGCACGTTATGTTTCCGGTTATCTGTATGCCCAAAATACTTCTCACTTGGCCAGTCATGCCTGGGCAGAGGTATTTATTGACCAGGCTTGGTATTGCTTTGATGTGAGTAATCAGTTATTTGTACCTAGTGCACATATTTATGTTGCCATTGGGCGTGACTATTGGGATGTTGCGCCGGTACGTGGGGTAAGAGAAAAGGGCGGAGTGGAATCAATGCATTCCATCGTCCAGGTTCTAAGTTGTTAG
- a CDS encoding alpha-E domain-containing protein yields MLLLNSNAQHIFWLGRYLSRTQFLCAHFPFLEDDAAVAYAHAFCLPAFDASSLNELVLDQAQPYSFHQQFKVARDNIQELRGVLSAKAYAELNRLIRTADQNAGYICDVVTDCQDILEGESPDVFLFFSLGQCLEKLDQELRLGEDTATTIAKIDYVIKTLVEMGWSDLNEYWNQLRDNTDLINFYQFSDYIHHMFEINL; encoded by the coding sequence ATGCTTTTACTTAATTCCAATGCGCAACATATTTTTTGGTTGGGTCGCTACTTATCAAGAACACAGTTTTTATGTGCCCATTTTCCTTTTTTAGAAGATGATGCTGCGGTTGCCTATGCGCATGCCTTCTGCCTGCCCGCCTTTGATGCCAGTTCATTAAATGAACTGGTACTTGATCAGGCTCAGCCATATTCATTCCATCAGCAGTTTAAAGTGGCTCGTGACAATATTCAGGAACTACGAGGTGTACTGTCTGCCAAAGCTTATGCAGAACTGAACCGTCTGATTCGTACTGCTGATCAGAATGCAGGTTATATCTGCGATGTCGTGACAGATTGTCAGGATATTCTGGAAGGTGAATCTCCGGACGTGTTCCTGTTCTTCAGCCTGGGACAGTGTCTGGAAAAGCTTGATCAGGAACTACGTTTAGGTGAAGACACTGCGACTACAATTGCAAAAATTGATTATGTAATTAAAACCCTGGTGGAAATGGGCTGGTCAGATCTGAATGAATACTGGAACCAGCTACGTGACAATACTGATCTGATCAATTTTTACCAGTTCAGTGACTATATTCATCATATGTTCGAGATTAATCTATGA
- a CDS encoding circularly permuted type 2 ATP-grasp protein → MLKETQDTNITTTIENFTTTAINTNFTEAKDAVETHTAKPLQVLQQMSSRFFNEMRDDQNMNGQAGQKIEEWLSKHTLDELNTLNKLVKEHFLYEGITFTVYGDEEGTERTIPFDIIPRVIARKQWNMVALGCEQRVKALNLFLHDIYHQQDILKAGIVPELQVLTHEAYQPHMYQHSLKGSVYSQISGIDIIRDSKGEFYVLEDNLRTPSGVSYMLESRKISEKLMPDLFEQTPIAGVEQYPHLLKEILAENSPVDNPFIVVLTPGRFNSAYYEHAFLAREMDVPLVTSRDLYVENAKVYVKTIRGRQQVDVIYRRVDDAYLDPLCFKPDSTLGVPGLMSAYLQHNVVIANAPGTGVADDKSIYPYVDKMINFYLGEHPILKNVPTYQCREAEDLSYVLAHLDQLVVKEAQGSGGYGMLIGPQASRQQIETFREKIMAAPHLYIAQPTLDLSVSPTLTNYGIAERHIDLRPFVLSSPYRTEIVPGGLTRVAMQAGSLVVNSSQGGGIKDTWIVDNLHS, encoded by the coding sequence ATGCTAAAAGAAACCCAGGATACAAATATCACAACGACTATAGAAAATTTTACAACAACGGCGATTAACACTAATTTTACAGAAGCGAAGGACGCGGTAGAAACTCACACAGCCAAACCTCTACAAGTGCTGCAGCAGATGTCTTCTAGATTCTTTAATGAAATGCGTGATGACCAGAATATGAATGGTCAAGCGGGCCAGAAAATCGAAGAGTGGTTATCAAAGCATACTTTAGATGAGCTTAACACCCTGAATAAATTGGTAAAAGAACATTTTCTTTATGAAGGAATTACCTTCACGGTTTATGGAGATGAAGAAGGCACCGAACGTACTATCCCTTTTGACATTATTCCACGCGTGATTGCGCGCAAGCAATGGAATATGGTGGCACTCGGTTGTGAACAACGTGTTAAAGCCCTGAACCTGTTTTTGCATGATATCTATCATCAGCAGGACATCCTGAAAGCAGGGATTGTGCCTGAACTGCAAGTCCTGACGCATGAGGCTTATCAGCCGCATATGTATCAACATAGTCTGAAAGGCAGCGTCTATAGTCAAATCAGTGGCATTGATATCATTCGGGACTCAAAGGGCGAGTTCTACGTACTTGAAGATAACCTGAGAACGCCTTCAGGCGTATCTTACATGCTGGAAAGCCGCAAGATCAGTGAAAAGCTGATGCCAGACCTGTTTGAGCAGACACCCATTGCTGGTGTGGAGCAATACCCACATTTACTCAAAGAAATTCTGGCCGAAAATTCACCCGTCGATAATCCATTTATTGTGGTACTGACCCCAGGCCGATTCAATAGTGCTTACTATGAACATGCTTTCCTGGCAAGGGAAATGGATGTGCCATTGGTGACATCACGTGACCTTTATGTAGAGAACGCGAAAGTTTATGTAAAAACTATACGTGGTCGTCAGCAGGTAGATGTTATTTATAGACGTGTCGATGATGCCTATCTCGATCCGCTTTGCTTTAAACCTGATAGTACCCTTGGTGTACCAGGTCTGATGTCTGCCTATTTGCAGCACAATGTTGTCATTGCGAATGCACCGGGAACGGGTGTAGCAGATGACAAGTCGATCTATCCTTATGTGGATAAGATGATTAATTTCTACCTTGGCGAACACCCTATTCTGAAGAATGTTCCAACTTACCAATGCCGTGAAGCTGAAGATCTCAGTTATGTATTGGCACATCTTGACCAGCTGGTTGTAAAAGAAGCCCAAGGTTCAGGTGGCTATGGCATGTTGATCGGTCCACAGGCGTCTAGACAGCAGATTGAAACCTTTAGAGAGAAAATCATGGCTGCGCCACATTTATATATTGCTCAACCAACGCTGGATCTTTCCGTCAGCCCAACCTTGACCAACTATGGCATTGCAGAACGTCATATTGATTTGCGTCCATTTGTGCTCAGCTCACCTTACCGTACTGAAATCGTACCAGGCGGACTGACACGTGTAGCAATGCAAGCGGGTTCGCTGGTAGTGAATTCCTCTCAGGGCGGTGGTATCAAAGACACCTGGATTGTCGATAATCTCCATTCATAA